The genomic region TGATGAGCTCGACGACGTCGCCGATGCGTGAGGCTGCCTTCGAGAGTTCGCTGACGCGTTCGGTGGTGGCGCGGGCCTGGCCGACGGCATCGCCCGCCATCCGCGCAGATTCCTGCACCTGACGGCTGATCTCGCCGACGGACGAGGCCATCTCCTCGGTCGCCGAGGCCACCGACTGCACGTTGGTCGAGGCTTCCTCCGACGCTCCGGCAACGGTGGTCGCCAGCCGCTGCGAGCGGTCGGCGGTCGAGGTCAGCGTCGAGGCCGAGGCCTCCAACTGGGTCGAGGCCGACGACACGGTCTGGACGATCTCGCCAATCATCGTCTCGAATTCGCGAGTGATGTTGTCGACGCGGCGGCCGCGCTCGATCTTGGCTTCTGCATCGGCAGCGGCAGCCTCGTCCGCAGCCTTCTTGGCGATCAGCGCTTCCTTGAAGATCTGGAGCACGTCGGCCATGGCGCCGATCTCCGTCTTCTCACCGCGATGAGGGACTTCGGCGGAAAGCTCGCCCTTGCCCAGCGCCTGCATCGGCTCGATGATCGAATTGATGCCGTTCGAGACGTCCTGGACCAGGTAGAAGCCAACGCCGGAGCCGACAAGGACGGCGGCGCCGAGAATGATCGCGACCAGCATGAAGGCATAATAGTAGCTGTCGGCGGCATCCTGCGCGGCCTGGTCTCCGCCCTTGGTGTTGAGCTCGATGTCCTTGGTCAGGATCGCGTCGGCCTCAAGGCCGATCTTGTTGACCGTCTTGGTGTTCAGCTCCTGGGCCTCATGCGGAACCTTGCCGGCCTCCTTGCGCGAGAGCGCCATGACAACTTCGGTGCCCTTCTTGTAGTCCTCCCAGAGCGTGGCCCAATCGTTGTAGAGCTTCCGCTCCTCCGGAGAGGTGATCATCGGCTCGTAGGCCTTGCGGAATTTGGCATTGGCCTCGATCACGGTCGCGAGCGTCTTTTCCATCGCGAGCTTCTCGTCCAGCGTTTCCGACAGCATGTGCTCTCGAATGACGTTGCGGTAAGTGATCACGCCGGCACGCAGGTCGCCGAGCACGCGCACGCTGGGCATCCAGCTCGTGGTGATGTCGACGGTGTTGGCATTCATCGACCGCATCTTCATGACGGCGAGCAGGCCCATGCCGGCCATCGCGACCAGCAGGAACGCCACGACA from Bradyrhizobium lupini harbors:
- a CDS encoding methyl-accepting chemotaxis protein, whose amino-acid sequence is MLATISIRAKIISVVAFLLVAMAGMGLLAVMKMRSMNANTVDITTSWMPSVRVLGDLRAGVITYRNVIREHMLSETLDEKLAMEKTLATVIEANAKFRKAYEPMITSPEERKLYNDWATLWEDYKKGTEVVMALSRKEAGKVPHEAQELNTKTVNKIGLEADAILTKDIELNTKGGDQAAQDAADSYYYAFMLVAIILGAAVLVGSGVGFYLVQDVSNGINSIIEPMQALGKGELSAEVPHRGEKTEIGAMADVLQIFKEALIAKKAADEAAAADAEAKIERGRRVDNITREFETMIGEIVQTVSSASTQLEASASTLTSTADRSQRLATTVAGASEEASTNVQSVASATEEMASSVGEISRQVQESARMAGDAVGQARATTERVSELSKAASRIGDVVELINTIAGQTNLLALNATIEAARAGEAGRGFAVVASEVKALAEQTAKATGEIGQQISGIQAATNDSVGAIKEISSTIERLSEISSAIAAAVEEQGAATQEIARNVQQAAQGTQQVSSNITDVQRGAIETGTASSQVLSAAQMLSNDSGRLKTEVSKFLTNVRAA